From a region of the Acidimicrobiales bacterium genome:
- a CDS encoding Crp/Fnr family transcriptional regulator translates to MRRIIAGVSMWEVVAERGTQVAFSAGQVLMRQGDIGTHCYALVEGEVLVEVTALSGSTAIIGRRGPGSVIGEMAALLAAERSATVTAHTDVVARVLRADELEAALAAEPELAVGELKRLARQLRDLTVRYSARGEDLTHRVLQILEMNAAETGSRVFRSTREELAGWVGATREAVTRTLRDLEKQGVVRLRRGSVELLDGV, encoded by the coding sequence ATGCGTCGTATCATCGCCGGCGTGTCGATGTGGGAGGTAGTGGCCGAACGGGGTACCCAGGTCGCCTTCTCGGCGGGCCAGGTCTTGATGCGCCAAGGCGACATCGGCACCCACTGCTACGCGCTGGTGGAAGGCGAGGTGCTGGTCGAGGTGACCGCCCTGTCGGGATCCACCGCCATCATCGGCAGGCGGGGTCCGGGGTCGGTCATCGGCGAGATGGCAGCGCTGTTGGCGGCCGAGCGGTCTGCGACCGTAACGGCCCACACCGACGTGGTCGCAAGGGTGCTGCGAGCCGACGAGCTCGAGGCGGCTCTGGCGGCCGAACCAGAGCTGGCCGTCGGCGAGCTCAAGCGACTGGCCCGTCAGCTGCGCGACCTGACTGTGCGCTATTCGGCGCGGGGCGAGGACCTCACCCATCGGGTGCTTCAGATTCTCGAGATGAACGCCGCCGAAACCGGATCCCGGGTGTTCCGGTCGACCCGTGAGGAGCTGGCCGGCTGGGTTGGCGCCACCCGCGAGGCCGTCACCCGAACTCTGCGAGACCTCGAGAAGCAGGGTGTGGTGCGGCTGAGACGCGGGTCGGTCGAGCTGCTCGACGGGGTATGA
- a CDS encoding cytochrome P450 — MSLIESSDRTEFNPFAPGYFQDPTVQLGSIRQQQAVHRSELLGGYLVTRYDDVHFVGRDRRFESSIRHAASSPAIDAERAQNAADPRAELSMLRVDGDDHTRLRRLVSRAFTPKAISALQHRTVEIADELLDDLARSGGGDLIDDYALRLPVQVISEMLGMPTADLSLLRAWSHQLASTLDPLSPPEARQASVVAIGEMSDYVTDIYEQKRRNPDDAIFSALIAAEDDGERLTHDEVIANVLLLYVAGHETTTNLIGNGVVELLAHPEQARAVRERPDLDSNVIEEVLRYNPPVQFTRRIALEDVEVGGEMIPRGAVVMLANAAANRDPKKWGADADQFRVERADAADQLSFGAGPHYCLGAALARMEAQVGLPRLIRRFPKMAAAAPVEFEQRMVLRGVGSLEVSVG, encoded by the coding sequence ATGTCGCTGATCGAGTCATCCGACCGAACCGAGTTCAATCCGTTCGCACCGGGGTACTTCCAAGACCCGACCGTGCAGCTCGGGTCGATCCGTCAGCAACAGGCGGTGCACCGCAGCGAGTTGCTGGGTGGCTACCTGGTGACCCGCTACGACGACGTCCATTTCGTGGGCCGCGACCGCCGCTTCGAGTCGTCGATCCGCCATGCGGCGTCGTCGCCGGCCATCGACGCCGAGCGGGCCCAGAACGCTGCCGACCCGCGGGCCGAGCTGTCGATGCTGCGCGTCGACGGAGACGACCACACCCGTTTGCGGCGTCTGGTGTCGCGTGCCTTCACCCCCAAGGCGATCTCGGCCCTTCAGCACCGCACCGTCGAAATCGCCGACGAGCTCTTGGACGATCTGGCCCGCAGTGGCGGCGGCGATCTGATCGACGACTACGCGCTGCGCCTGCCGGTTCAGGTGATCTCCGAGATGCTCGGAATGCCCACCGCCGACCTGTCGCTGCTGCGGGCGTGGTCACACCAGCTCGCCAGCACCCTCGACCCTCTCAGCCCGCCCGAGGCCAGGCAGGCATCGGTGGTGGCCATCGGCGAGATGTCCGACTACGTCACCGACATCTACGAACAAAAGCGCCGCAACCCCGACGACGCCATCTTCTCGGCCTTGATCGCGGCCGAAGACGACGGCGAGCGCCTGACCCACGACGAGGTGATCGCCAACGTGCTGCTGTTGTACGTGGCGGGCCACGAGACCACCACAAACCTGATCGGAAACGGTGTGGTCGAACTGCTGGCCCATCCCGAGCAGGCCCGTGCGGTGCGCGAACGCCCCGACCTCGACTCGAACGTCATCGAGGAGGTCCTGAGGTACAACCCGCCGGTTCAGTTCACCCGCCGCATTGCCCTGGAAGACGTCGAGGTCGGAGGTGAGATGATCCCCCGTGGCGCGGTCGTGATGCTGGCCAATGCCGCTGCCAACCGAGACCCCAAGAAGTGGGGCGCCGACGCCGACCAATTCCGGGTCGAGCGCGCCGACGCAGCCGACCAGCTGTCGTTCGGCGCCGGCCCTCACTATTGCCTGGGAGCCGCACTGGCCAGGATGGAGGCCCAGGTCGGCCTGCCACGGCTGATCCGCCGATTCCCCAAGATGGCGGCGGCTGCACCGGTCGAGTTCGAGCAGCGGATGGTGCTGCGCGGCGTCGGTTCGCTCGAGGTCTCGGTCGGCTGA
- a CDS encoding IclR family transcriptional regulator: protein MASVQSVERALLLLTEIGREAGGLVDLATRTDLPTSTTARLLSTLEQAGAVVRSDSTYQIGPAIQSMVRSPDVSIGLEAITHPHLIELSELLDEAACLAIVSGDETVTVDQVDAPKPIQAENWTGTRVPMHAGGAGAVVMATWPDSEVDRYLAGDLATFSPSTVTDPQRLRIRIRQARVRRVLWSHGEFVDGLSSCSAAVVDRSGRAVAALYTYGPSFRFPAQGEADRIASAVLDHADQISAQLGWTRQANEAT from the coding sequence GTGGCATCGGTCCAGAGTGTGGAACGAGCCCTGCTGCTGCTGACCGAAATCGGTCGCGAAGCGGGCGGACTCGTCGACCTGGCCACGCGCACCGACCTGCCCACCAGCACAACGGCAAGGCTGCTGAGCACCCTCGAACAGGCCGGGGCCGTCGTGCGATCGGACTCGACGTATCAGATCGGCCCGGCCATCCAGTCGATGGTTCGCTCGCCCGACGTTTCGATAGGGCTCGAAGCCATCACACACCCTCACCTGATCGAGTTGAGCGAACTGCTGGACGAAGCCGCGTGTCTGGCGATCGTTTCGGGCGACGAGACCGTAACCGTCGACCAGGTCGACGCACCCAAACCGATCCAGGCCGAGAACTGGACCGGCACCAGGGTGCCCATGCACGCGGGAGGGGCGGGCGCGGTGGTGATGGCGACCTGGCCAGACAGCGAGGTCGACCGCTATCTCGCCGGCGATCTGGCAACGTTCTCCCCCAGCACCGTCACAGACCCACAACGACTCCGGATTCGTATTCGCCAGGCCAGGGTGCGGCGGGTGCTGTGGTCGCACGGCGAGTTCGTAGACGGCTTGTCGTCGTGTTCGGCCGCCGTCGTCGACCGCTCGGGACGGGCGGTGGCAGCGCTTTACACCTACGGGCCGTCGTTTCGATTCCCCGCCCAGGGCGAAGCCGACCGGATCGCATCCGCGGTGCTGGATCACGCCGACCAGATATCGGCCCAGCTGGGCTGGACCAGACAGGCGAACGAGGCAACATGA
- a CDS encoding trimethylamine methyltransferase family protein, with protein MTDAPAPPQRRRGRQQRAAAPAGPPQPEWQQYRRTIEPTRVVGEDELESIHLASLEVLRDVGMDFLHPTALKMWAAAGARVHDQRVRLDPDMVTELIASVPSEFSLHAPNPARDLRIGGDNVVFTSVASTPNFVDRRGGRRSGNRADFQKLVRLTQQLNVVQSHGGYPVEPIDLHPSIRHLEATRDLLTLSDKAVNAYSLGGQRNDDCLEMLRIVRGLTHDEVDTHPIVHTVINASSPLRLDTPMLEGIIRYSARNQVIILTPFTLAGAMAPVTIAGAVVQQNAEALAGIAFTQLVRKGSPVVYGGFTSNVDMQSGAPAFGTPEFMQAAMLGGQLARRYGIPYRSSNVCAANTVDTQAGYESVFSLWGAIMGGANVVFHGAGWMEGGLHASPEKMVIDADLLGMVAKFLQPLVVDDATRAVDAIAEVGPGGHHFGTQHTQDRYRDAFFRPMISDWRNYESWHEAGAPTSYDHAERRVDELLATYEPPVLDDAVRAELNEFVERRVAEGGVATDF; from the coding sequence ATGACCGACGCACCCGCCCCTCCCCAGCGCCGTCGAGGTCGCCAGCAACGAGCCGCGGCGCCTGCCGGGCCGCCACAGCCGGAGTGGCAGCAGTACAGGCGCACGATCGAACCCACCAGGGTGGTCGGCGAGGACGAACTCGAGTCGATTCACCTGGCATCGCTGGAGGTGCTGCGCGATGTCGGCATGGACTTCCTGCACCCCACTGCGCTGAAGATGTGGGCCGCCGCCGGCGCCCGTGTGCACGACCAAAGGGTGCGGCTGGACCCCGACATGGTGACCGAGTTGATCGCCAGCGTTCCCAGCGAGTTCAGCCTGCACGCACCCAACCCGGCCCGCGACCTGCGCATAGGTGGCGACAACGTGGTGTTCACGTCGGTGGCCAGCACCCCGAACTTCGTCGATCGCCGGGGCGGGCGCCGCAGCGGCAACCGCGCCGACTTCCAGAAGCTGGTTCGGCTGACCCAGCAGCTGAACGTGGTACAGAGCCATGGCGGCTATCCGGTCGAACCCATCGATCTGCACCCCTCGATTCGCCATCTGGAGGCCACCCGAGACCTGCTGACCCTCAGCGACAAGGCGGTCAATGCCTACTCGCTAGGGGGCCAACGCAACGACGACTGCCTGGAGATGCTCCGCATCGTGCGCGGGCTGACCCACGACGAGGTCGACACCCATCCGATCGTTCACACCGTCATCAACGCCAGCTCACCGCTGCGGCTCGACACGCCCATGCTCGAAGGCATCATCCGCTATTCGGCCCGAAACCAGGTGATCATCCTCACGCCGTTCACCCTGGCCGGTGCGATGGCTCCAGTGACCATCGCCGGGGCCGTGGTGCAGCAAAACGCCGAGGCCCTGGCGGGCATCGCGTTCACCCAACTGGTGCGCAAGGGTTCGCCTGTTGTGTACGGCGGGTTCACCAGCAACGTCGACATGCAGTCGGGTGCGCCCGCATTCGGCACTCCCGAGTTCATGCAGGCCGCGATGTTGGGCGGACAGCTCGCCCGCCGCTACGGCATTCCGTATCGCAGCTCGAACGTGTGCGCAGCAAACACCGTCGACACCCAGGCCGGCTACGAGAGCGTGTTCTCGCTGTGGGGCGCCATCATGGGCGGCGCCAACGTGGTGTTCCACGGCGCCGGATGGATGGAGGGCGGGCTGCACGCCTCGCCCGAGAAGATGGTCATCGATGCCGACCTGCTGGGGATGGTGGCCAAGTTCCTCCAACCGCTGGTGGTCGACGACGCCACCCGAGCCGTCGACGCCATCGCCGAGGTCGGCCCGGGAGGCCACCATTTCGGAACCCAACACACCCAGGACCGCTACCGCGACGCGTTCTTCCGCCCGATGATCTCTGACTGGCGCAACTACGAGTCGTGGCACGAGGCCGGCGCACCGACGTCGTACGACCACGCCGAACGCCGAGTGGACGAGCTGCTGGCAACCTACGAGCCGCCGGTGCTCGACGACGCCGTACGCGCCGAACTGAACGAGTTCGTAGAGCGTCGCGTCGCCGAGGGCGGGGTGGCCACCGACTTCTGA
- a CDS encoding aromatic ring-hydroxylating dioxygenase subunit alpha — protein sequence MAIDTTDWQSEQAWVNTRAPITAAMGLPSCAYTDQRFYELEQEAVFARSWVTVGLAAEVAEPGPMLVRQVGAVSVLITRGEDGELRGFRNSCRHRGTELAESDCTIAGTIRCPYHRWGYSSSGDLIATPFFEEVPRDDFDPGDYGLLAVRVATWGVLLFACLDERTPPLDVWLGDLPRRMSGYGLDGWRIAHQVTVEVDANWKLISENFQEYYHLTWVHPDLAKVSRVKDHYRYQGPGMYCGQTTTPVSGDVRDDWLVLPPATGLDDSDATSGRFVAIYPNTMLSVLPNHVFHMRLEPLAPGRTRETCTLLLPPSTPQLGPDDLSATLGFWIDVNNEDIDICQRSQRGLARGGAPAGPLAPRFEEPLHRFHNMLADCMTARSPADLVVPGGDDSTEAARLGTGPNPNPPAIERNP from the coding sequence GTGGCGATCGACACGACCGACTGGCAGTCGGAACAGGCCTGGGTCAACACCAGAGCACCCATCACCGCGGCCATGGGACTGCCGTCTTGCGCCTACACCGACCAGCGCTTCTACGAGCTCGAGCAAGAAGCCGTCTTCGCAAGATCGTGGGTGACCGTAGGCCTGGCCGCCGAGGTCGCCGAACCGGGGCCAATGCTGGTGCGCCAGGTCGGAGCTGTCTCGGTTCTGATCACCAGGGGCGAAGATGGCGAGCTGCGCGGCTTTCGCAACTCGTGTCGCCACCGCGGCACAGAGTTGGCCGAGTCCGATTGCACCATCGCCGGCACCATTCGCTGCCCGTATCACCGGTGGGGATACTCGAGCTCGGGCGACCTGATCGCCACCCCGTTCTTCGAAGAGGTGCCCCGCGACGACTTCGATCCGGGCGACTACGGGCTGCTCGCCGTGAGGGTTGCGACCTGGGGTGTGCTGTTGTTCGCCTGCCTGGATGAGCGCACTCCCCCGCTGGACGTGTGGCTCGGCGACCTGCCCCGGCGCATGTCAGGCTACGGCCTCGACGGCTGGCGAATCGCACATCAGGTCACCGTCGAGGTCGACGCCAACTGGAAGCTCATCAGCGAGAACTTCCAGGAGTACTACCACCTCACCTGGGTGCACCCGGATCTGGCCAAGGTCAGCCGGGTGAAAGACCACTATCGCTATCAGGGTCCTGGCATGTACTGCGGTCAGACCACCACGCCGGTCAGCGGCGATGTGCGCGACGACTGGCTGGTGCTGCCTCCGGCGACGGGCCTCGACGACTCAGACGCCACCAGCGGCCGCTTCGTTGCCATCTACCCGAACACGATGCTGTCGGTGCTGCCCAACCACGTGTTCCACATGCGGCTCGAACCGCTGGCGCCCGGCCGCACTCGCGAGACCTGCACCCTGCTGCTGCCGCCCTCGACCCCCCAACTGGGGCCAGACGACCTCTCTGCGACCCTGGGCTTCTGGATCGACGTCAACAACGAAGACATCGACATATGCCAGCGCAGTCAGCGCGGCCTGGCGCGTGGTGGCGCACCCGCCGGGCCTCTGGCACCTCGATTCGAAGAGCCGCTGCACCGCTTTCACAACATGCTGGCCGACTGCATGACCGCCCGGTCGCCCGCCGATCTGGTGGTGCCTGGAGGCGACGACAGCACCGAGGCAGCCCGCCTCGGCACAGGACCCAACCCCAACCCTCCGGCGATCGAGAGGAACCCATGA